A genome region from Arachis duranensis cultivar V14167 chromosome 6, aradu.V14167.gnm2.J7QH, whole genome shotgun sequence includes the following:
- the LOC107495496 gene encoding uncharacterized protein LOC107495496 yields the protein MERGDGGCGGGLSHASHDSHGSSVSMRRRKVNAHDGSCFCGLKTVIKKSGTMENPNRLFHACPRYRGSHCNYFKWVDDDEFEAVGVCGTKKDAGADMEVEGENDEWRVKVAWKLGTLEAEVRALKLLMILLFVVVVILCCFLCTSK from the exons ATGGAGAGAGGAGATGGTGGTTGTGGTGGCGGTTTGTCACATGCATCGCACGACAGTCATGGATCCAGCGTTTCGATGCGAAGGAGGAAGGTGAATGCTCATGATGGATCATGTTTCTGTGGTCTGAAGACTGTGATTAAGAAATCTGGGACAATGGAGAATCCGAATAGATTGTTCCATGCATGTCCAAGGTACAGG GGCAGTCACTGCAATTATTTTAAGtgggttgatgatgatgaatttgAAGCAGTGGGTGTGTGTGGTACAAAGAAAGATGCAGGAGCTGATATGGAGGTTGAaggtgagaatgatgaatggaggGTGAAGGTGGCATGGAAGTTGGGCACTTTGGAAGCTGAAGTTAGAGCTTTGAAACTGCTAATGATTTTGCTGTTTGTAGTAGTTGTGATACTTTGTTGTTTCTTATGTACTTCTAAATGA